One Triticum dicoccoides isolate Atlit2015 ecotype Zavitan chromosome 4B, WEW_v2.0, whole genome shotgun sequence genomic window carries:
- the LOC119293551 gene encoding NADH dehydrogenase [ubiquinone] iron-sulfur protein 3-like: MLCIILFPERWFSGFGIVTKHPGFYTRFNTRACSRSWIHNSKKCVCSFGSLLVASLSLLPLHSHAFLGRTNPTGDFRQVFLLRARSGTKIKLSLFSFMDNQSIFQYSWEILPKKWVHKMKRSEHGNRSYTNTDYPFPLLCFLKWHTYTRVQVSIDICGVDHPSRKRRFEVVHNLLSTRYNSRIRVQTSADEVTRISPVVSLFPSAGRWEREVWDMSSVSSINHPDLRRISTDYGFEGHPLRKDFPLSGYVEVRYDDPEKRVVSEPIEMTQEFHYFDFASTWEKRSDG, encoded by the coding sequence ATGCTCTGTATAATACTTTTCCCCGAGCGATGGTTTAGCGGATTCGGAATTGTAACCAAGCATCCTGGGTTCTATACCCGATTCAACACTAGAGCATGCAGCCGATCCTGGATACATAACTCTAAAAAGTGTGTCTGCAGTTTTGGATCTTTATTGGTAGCTAGTCTTTCACTTCTGCCTCTCCACTCCCATGCCTTTCTTGGTCGGACCAACCCAACCGGCGATTTCCGACAAGTCTTTCTGCTTAGAGCAAGAAGCGGAACCAAAATAAAGCTTTCTTTATTTTCATTTATGGATAACCAATCCATTTTCCAATATAGTTGGGAGATTTTACCCAAGAAATGGGTACATAAAATGAAAAGATCGGAACATGGGAATAGATCTTATACCAATACTGACTACCCATTTCCATTGTTGTGCTTTCTAAAATGGCATACCTATACAAGGGTTCAAGTTTCCATCGATATTTGCGGAGTGGATCATCCCTCTCGAAAACGAAGATTTGAAGTTGTCCATAATTTACTGAGTACTCGGTATAACTCACGCATTCGTGTACAAACAAGTGCAGATGAAGTAACACGAATATCTCCGGTAGTCAGTCTATTTCCATCAGCCGGCCGGTGGGAGCGAGAAGTATGGGATATGTCTAGTGTTTCTTCCATCAATCATCCGGATTTACGCCGTATATCAACAGATTATGGTTTCGAGGGTCATCCATTACGAAAAGACTTTCCTCTGAGTGGATATGTGGAAGTACGCTATGATGATCCAGAGAAACGtgtggtttctgaacccattgagaTGACCCAAGAATTTCACTATTTCGATTTTGCTAGTACTTGGGAAAAGCGTAGCGACGGATAA